A region from the Candidatus Tenderia electrophaga genome encodes:
- the cca gene encoding 2', 3'-cyclic nucleotide 2'-phosphodiesterase (catalyzes the addition and repair of the essential 3'-terminal CCA sequence in tRNAs without using a nucleic acid template; phosphohydrolase activities include hydrolysis of pyrophosphate, 5'-nucleoside tri- and diphosphates, NADP, and 2'-AMP with the production of Pi, metal-dependent phosphodiesterase activity for 2',3'-cAMP, 2',3'-cGMP, and 2',3'-cCMP, and hydrolysis 2',3'-cyclic substrates with the formation of 2'-nucleotides and 3'-nucleotides; these phosphohydrolase activities are probably involved in the repair of the tRNA 3'-CCA terminus degraded by intracellular RNases) — protein sequence MQIYQVGGAVRDTLLGLTVQDRDWVVVGATPEEMLARGYRQVGKDFPVFLHPESQEEYALARTERKTGPGYKGFAFHAAPDVSLEDDLMRRDLTINAMAMDAAGNLIDPFHGRQDLDNKLLRHVSPAFAEDPVRILRVARFYARFAPLGFRIADETLALMRTMVDNGEVDALVPERVWQETQRALGEQRPRAFFEALRDCGALAPIFPELDALFGVPQRADYHPEVDTGLHTLMVLDQACALSPAPRIRCAALLHDLGKGTTPPAEWPSHKGHEGRSVKLVKQLSQRLRLPNDYRDLALLAARYHGHCHRAAELRPTTLLDTLQGLDAFRRPQRFEEFLLACQADYRGRSGYEGRAYPQADILRRARQAALTVDAAALAQQGLAGDKLAQRLRQLRSKAIAAALAK from the coding sequence GTGCAGATCTATCAGGTCGGCGGCGCTGTCAGAGACACACTGCTGGGCCTAACGGTCCAGGATCGCGATTGGGTGGTGGTGGGGGCCACACCGGAGGAGATGTTGGCGCGCGGCTATCGCCAGGTGGGCAAGGACTTTCCCGTGTTCCTGCATCCCGAGAGCCAGGAGGAATACGCCCTGGCGCGCACCGAGCGCAAGACCGGACCGGGTTACAAGGGCTTCGCCTTCCACGCCGCTCCCGACGTCAGTCTGGAAGACGATCTGATGCGGCGCGATCTCACCATCAACGCCATGGCCATGGATGCGGCCGGCAATCTCATCGATCCCTTCCACGGCCGGCAAGACCTGGACAACAAGCTGCTGCGCCATGTCTCCCCCGCCTTCGCCGAAGACCCGGTGCGCATCCTGCGTGTGGCACGCTTTTACGCCCGCTTCGCCCCTCTGGGTTTTCGTATTGCCGACGAGACCCTAGCCCTGATGCGCACCATGGTGGACAACGGCGAGGTGGACGCCCTGGTGCCGGAACGCGTCTGGCAGGAGACCCAACGGGCCCTGGGCGAACAGCGGCCACGCGCCTTCTTCGAGGCGCTGCGCGACTGCGGCGCCCTGGCGCCCATCTTCCCCGAACTGGACGCCCTGTTCGGCGTGCCGCAGCGGGCCGATTATCATCCCGAGGTCGACACCGGCCTGCACACCCTGATGGTGCTGGACCAGGCCTGCGCGCTGAGTCCGGCGCCGCGCATACGCTGCGCGGCGCTACTGCACGACCTGGGCAAGGGCACCACCCCCCCAGCGGAATGGCCCAGCCACAAGGGCCACGAAGGGCGTTCCGTCAAACTCGTGAAGCAGCTGAGTCAGCGGTTGCGCCTGCCCAATGACTACCGCGACCTGGCCCTGTTGGCGGCACGCTACCACGGCCATTGCCACCGCGCCGCCGAGCTGCGCCCGACCACCCTGCTCGATACCCTGCAGGGCCTGGACGCCTTTCGGCGCCCGCAACGCTTCGAGGAGTTCCTGCTGGCCTGCCAGGCCGACTATCGTGGCCGTAGCGGCTACGAGGGGCGCGCCTATCCCCAGGCCGACATCTTGCGCCGCGCCCGCCAGGCCGCCCTGACGGTGGACGCCGCCGCCCTGGCGCAGCAAGGCCTGGCGGGCGACAAGCTGGCCCAACGCCTGCGCCAACTGCGCAGCAAGGCCATCGCCGCGGCCCTGGCCAAATAA
- a CDS encoding glycerol-3-phosphate dehydrogenase has translation MRQIATTVIGAGAWGTALAALLADNGQSTRLWARDPEHLRRMADTGVNEDYLPDITLPPSLQFEPDLHAAVSAARDVLLVVPSHAFRQSLDAIRPHISGDTRLIWASKGFEPESGRLLHQIVEDVVGADRPMAVITGPTFALEVARGLPTALTVASADQDFAAEIAAHLHNDSFRAYTSPDVVGAEVGGAVKNILAIAAGIADGLGFGANARAALITRGLTEIMRLGEALGGHKETLMGLAGLGDLVLTCTDDQSRNRRFGLALGRGQSISAARASIKHVVEGIDATREARRLAASLNIEMPITEQVYQVLFHDLAPRAAVHHLLTREQKAEMI, from the coding sequence ATGAGACAGATCGCCACCACAGTCATTGGCGCGGGTGCCTGGGGTACGGCGCTGGCGGCTCTGCTGGCGGACAACGGTCAGTCTACCCGTTTGTGGGCACGCGACCCGGAGCATCTGCGGCGCATGGCCGACACGGGTGTCAACGAAGACTATCTGCCCGACATCACCTTGCCGCCAAGCTTGCAGTTCGAGCCCGACCTCCATGCCGCCGTGAGTGCGGCCCGCGATGTGTTGCTGGTGGTACCCAGTCATGCCTTTCGACAAAGCCTGGACGCGATTCGGCCGCACATCAGCGGTGACACCCGCCTGATCTGGGCCAGCAAGGGCTTCGAGCCGGAGAGTGGTCGTTTGCTGCATCAGATCGTCGAGGATGTGGTCGGCGCCGACCGTCCCATGGCGGTGATCACCGGGCCGACCTTCGCCCTGGAGGTTGCCCGCGGCCTGCCCACCGCCCTGACTGTTGCTTCCGCCGATCAGGACTTCGCCGCCGAGATTGCCGCACACCTGCATAACGACTCGTTTCGAGCCTATACCTCGCCCGATGTGGTGGGCGCGGAAGTCGGCGGCGCGGTGAAAAACATCCTCGCCATCGCCGCCGGCATCGCCGACGGGTTGGGCTTCGGCGCCAACGCCCGCGCCGCCCTGATCACCCGCGGCCTGACCGAGATCATGCGTCTGGGCGAAGCCCTGGGCGGTCACAAGGAGACCTTGATGGGTCTGGCCGGGTTGGGCGATCTGGTGCTCACCTGTACCGACGATCAATCACGTAACCGTCGTTTCGGTTTGGCGCTCGGGCGCGGGCAATCCATTAGCGCGGCGCGCGCCTCGATCAAACACGTGGTGGAAGGGATCGACGCCACCCGCGAGGCGCGGCGCCTGGCGGCATCCCTGAATATCGAGATGCCCATCACCGAACAGGTCTACCAAGTGCTCTTCCACGACCTTGCGCCGCGCGCGGCGGTGCATCATCTGCTCACCCGCGAGCAGAAGGCCGAAATGATTTAA
- a CDS encoding preprotein translocase subunit SecB (molecular chaperone that is required for the normal export of envelope proteins out of the cell cytoplasm; in Escherichia coli this proteins forms a homotetramer in the cytoplasm and delivers proteins to be exported to SecA) yields the protein MAEAENPAQGQFSIQKIYTKDVSFETPNSPAIFAEQKWEPEVNVQLNSRAGKMENNMHEVVLSVTVTAKVGEQTAYLVEVQQAGVFQTTGFDDKQTGHLLGSFCPNILFPYVRETISDLVTRGGFPQMLLQPVNFDAIYAQHLQQQQAEGQKEVAH from the coding sequence ATGGCAGAAGCAGAAAACCCGGCCCAGGGGCAGTTTTCCATTCAGAAGATTTACACCAAGGATGTCTCCTTTGAGACACCCAATTCGCCGGCGATTTTCGCCGAGCAAAAATGGGAACCCGAGGTCAATGTGCAGCTCAACAGCCGCGCCGGCAAGATGGAAAACAATATGCACGAAGTGGTGTTGTCGGTGACCGTGACCGCCAAGGTTGGTGAGCAGACCGCCTACCTGGTGGAAGTGCAACAGGCCGGGGTGTTTCAGACCACCGGTTTCGATGATAAGCAGACGGGGCATCTGCTCGGCTCATTTTGTCCCAATATACTGTTCCCCTATGTACGCGAAACCATTTCCGATCTGGTGACCCGCGGTGGTTTTCCGCAAATGCTGCTGCAGCCGGTCAACTTCGATGCCATCTATGCCCAACATCTGCAACAACAGCAGGCCGAGGGGCAGAAAGAGGTGGCGCACTAA
- a CDS encoding peptidase S41: MTFSTRNLLLVSLGLILGVSLTIGQGVLAEREEARQMPLPLDELRTFTEVFGKIKSDYVESTEDGDLLEGAIRGMLSGLDPHSTYLDPEAYKELQVGTSGEFGGLGIEVGMEDGFVKVISPIDDTPAERAGIEPGDLIIRIDDAPVKGLSLGEAVKLMRGKPGTKIVLTVVREGEDRPLKITITRAVIKVNSVKSRMLEPGFGYVRITQFQSNTGENLINALSELKRDNEGKLKGIVLDLRNNPGGVLNAAVAVSDAFLEDGLIVYTEGRIDDSEMKFKATPIDIMKGAPIVVLVNGGSASASEIVAGALQDHKRAIIMGHTTFGKGSVQTILPMHNGAALKLTTARYYTPSGRSIQAEGIVPDIPLENVKLAELEPSPFEPIKEANLSRHLENGDGDTQDAIEDGASDAASDDEKKEESLAKRDYQLYEALNLLKGLEILQR; encoded by the coding sequence ATGACATTTTCCACGCGCAACCTTCTGCTCGTCAGCCTCGGCCTGATCCTCGGCGTTTCCTTAACCATAGGCCAAGGGGTTTTGGCAGAGCGCGAAGAGGCGCGCCAAATGCCGCTGCCGCTGGATGAACTGCGGACCTTTACCGAGGTCTTCGGCAAGATCAAATCGGATTACGTCGAATCCACCGAGGACGGCGACCTGCTGGAAGGCGCCATCCGCGGCATGCTCTCCGGCCTCGATCCCCACTCCACCTATTTGGACCCCGAGGCCTATAAGGAGCTCCAGGTCGGCACCAGCGGCGAGTTCGGCGGCCTGGGCATCGAAGTGGGCATGGAAGACGGTTTCGTCAAGGTTATCTCACCCATCGATGACACCCCGGCCGAACGCGCCGGCATCGAGCCCGGTGACCTTATTATTCGCATCGACGACGCGCCGGTGAAGGGACTGTCGCTTGGCGAAGCGGTGAAATTGATGCGCGGCAAACCCGGCACCAAGATCGTGCTTACCGTGGTGCGCGAAGGCGAAGACCGGCCGCTCAAAATCACCATCACCCGCGCCGTGATCAAGGTCAACAGCGTCAAATCGCGCATGCTGGAACCGGGCTTCGGCTATGTCCGCATCACCCAGTTCCAATCCAATACCGGCGAGAACCTGATCAATGCCCTGAGCGAACTCAAGCGCGACAACGAGGGCAAGCTGAAAGGCATCGTACTGGATCTGCGCAATAATCCCGGCGGGGTTCTGAACGCCGCCGTGGCGGTGTCCGACGCCTTCCTGGAAGACGGCCTGATCGTCTACACCGAAGGTCGCATCGATGATTCGGAAATGAAATTCAAGGCCACTCCCATCGACATCATGAAGGGCGCCCCCATCGTGGTGTTGGTCAACGGCGGTTCGGCCTCCGCCTCCGAGATCGTCGCCGGCGCCCTGCAGGATCACAAGCGTGCCATCATCATGGGCCACACCACCTTCGGCAAGGGCTCGGTGCAAACCATCCTGCCCATGCACAACGGCGCCGCCCTCAAACTGACCACGGCGCGTTACTACACCCCGTCCGGCCGCTCCATCCAGGCCGAAGGCATCGTGCCCGACATCCCGCTGGAAAACGTCAAGCTGGCCGAGCTTGAGCCCTCCCCCTTCGAACCCATCAAGGAGGCCAACCTGTCGCGCCATCTGGAAAACGGCGACGGTGACACGCAGGACGCCATCGAGGACGGGGCCAGCGACGCCGCAAGCGATGACGAGAAAAAAGAAGAATCCCTGGCCAAGCGCGATTACCAGCTCTATGAGGCACTCAATTTGCTGAAAGGGCTGGAGATCCTGCAAAGATAA
- a CDS encoding peptidase M14, whose amino-acid sequence MLKIYHDLPEGFDEAGPEELQALLGGPSLIHLPGRREPALFVSLMLHGNEPTGLYAVQTLLRDYAGQRLPRALSIFVGNVSAAAEKLRRLDGQPDYNRVWSVAGDLPEQRMMAQVLAEMSERGVFASIDIHNNTGINPHYACFNKLEPRFLQLAALFSRTVVYFTKPVGVQSMAFAELCPAVTLECGQPGQEYGTEHAADYLEACLNMHEIPDHALAPHDVSVFHTVAIVKVPEAVSFGFGPREVQLRFIDDLDHFNFSEMPAGTCFGWQRDPAAHLECCDEHGNEVGERYFVYKDGKIELAAAVMPSMLTRDERVIRQDCFCYLMERLELPPHLQQRAPQSEA is encoded by the coding sequence ATGTTGAAGATCTATCACGATCTGCCTGAAGGCTTTGACGAAGCCGGGCCTGAGGAGTTACAGGCACTGCTGGGCGGCCCCAGCCTGATCCATTTGCCTGGCCGGCGCGAACCGGCGCTGTTCGTCTCGCTGATGCTGCACGGCAACGAGCCCACCGGCCTGTATGCCGTCCAGACCCTGTTGCGCGATTACGCCGGCCAGCGCCTGCCGCGTGCCTTGTCCATCTTCGTCGGCAATGTCAGCGCCGCGGCCGAGAAGCTGCGCCGACTCGACGGCCAGCCCGATTACAATCGCGTCTGGTCGGTGGCCGGCGATCTGCCCGAACAGCGCATGATGGCCCAGGTGCTGGCCGAGATGTCCGAGCGCGGCGTCTTCGCCAGTATCGACATCCACAACAACACCGGCATCAATCCCCACTACGCCTGCTTCAACAAACTGGAACCGCGCTTCCTGCAATTGGCCGCCCTGTTCAGCCGCACCGTGGTCTACTTTACCAAGCCTGTCGGAGTGCAGAGCATGGCCTTTGCCGAACTCTGTCCCGCGGTCACACTGGAGTGCGGCCAGCCGGGCCAGGAATACGGCACCGAGCACGCCGCCGATTATCTCGAGGCCTGCCTCAACATGCACGAGATTCCCGATCACGCGCTGGCGCCCCACGACGTGAGCGTGTTCCACACCGTCGCCATCGTCAAAGTGCCCGAGGCGGTCAGCTTCGGCTTCGGCCCGCGCGAGGTGCAGCTGCGCTTTATCGACGACCTGGACCATTTCAACTTCAGCGAAATGCCGGCCGGCACCTGCTTCGGCTGGCAGCGCGATCCGGCGGCGCATTTGGAGTGTTGCGATGAGCACGGCAACGAGGTAGGCGAGCGTTATTTTGTATACAAAGACGGCAAGATCGAACTCGCCGCCGCGGTGATGCCCTCCATGTTGACCCGCGATGAACGTGTCATCCGTCAGGATTGCTTTTGTTATCTCATGGAGCGTTTGGAGCTGCCCCCGCATCTGCAGCAGCGGGCGCCGCAATCAGAGGCATAA
- a CDS encoding 2,3-bisphosphoglycerate-independent phosphoglycerate mutase (catalyzes the interconversion of 2-phosphoglycerate and 3-phosphoglycerate) gives MPDSVKPMTLIILDGWGYSEEAEFNAIQHANTPVWDRIWKEYPHTFLRCSGPEVGLPASQMGNSEVGHLNLGAGRVVYQEFTRISRSIKTGSFFSNNTLTQAVDTAVENGKAVHVLGLLSPGGVHSHEEHIQAFIKLAVDRGADKVYLHAFLDGRDTPPRSASASIKAMEKEFQELGHGRIASIVGRYFAMDRDHRWPRIQAAYDLMTQGKGEFSAPDAITGLNMAYERGENDEFVKATAIVPADTKPVTIEDGDVIVFMNYRSDRARQITRAFIEDDFDGFARTARPKLAGFISLTEYHKEFHIPVAFPPEDISNGFGEYISNIGLHQLRIAETEKYAHVTFFFNGGIEIAFAGEDRILIPSPDVATYDEKPEMSAYEVTDKLCEAIRSGKYDTIICNYANPDMVGHTGNFDATITAIETIDTCLGKVLSALKQVGGEALITADHGNAERMRDHDSGQAHTAHTHNVVPFVYVGRPATADESQGSLADVAPTMLYLMGLEIPDNMRGHPLMRLQDDAHE, from the coding sequence ATGCCGGACTCAGTAAAACCTATGACCCTGATCATCTTGGATGGCTGGGGCTACAGCGAAGAAGCGGAATTCAACGCCATCCAACATGCCAATACCCCGGTCTGGGACCGGATCTGGAAGGAATACCCGCACACCTTTCTACGCTGCTCCGGCCCCGAAGTCGGCCTGCCCGCCTCCCAGATGGGCAACTCCGAGGTCGGCCACCTGAACCTCGGCGCCGGCCGGGTGGTGTACCAGGAATTCACCCGCATCAGCCGCTCCATCAAGACCGGTTCGTTTTTCAGCAATAATACCCTGACCCAGGCGGTGGACACGGCCGTCGAAAATGGCAAGGCGGTGCACGTGCTCGGCCTGCTGTCGCCCGGCGGCGTCCACAGCCATGAAGAACACATTCAGGCCTTCATTAAACTGGCGGTGGATCGCGGCGCCGACAAGGTTTACCTGCACGCCTTCCTGGACGGCCGCGACACGCCGCCGCGCAGCGCCAGCGCTTCGATCAAGGCCATGGAAAAGGAATTTCAGGAACTTGGGCATGGGCGTATCGCCTCCATTGTCGGCCGTTATTTCGCCATGGACCGCGACCACCGCTGGCCGCGCATTCAGGCCGCCTATGACCTGATGACCCAGGGCAAGGGCGAGTTCAGCGCCCCCGACGCTATCACCGGTCTGAACATGGCCTATGAGCGCGGCGAGAATGACGAGTTCGTCAAGGCCACCGCCATCGTCCCGGCAGACACCAAGCCGGTCACCATCGAAGACGGCGACGTGATCGTGTTCATGAACTATCGCTCCGACCGCGCCCGTCAGATCACCCGCGCCTTCATCGAGGACGACTTCGACGGCTTTGCGCGCACCGCCAGACCCAAGCTGGCCGGCTTTATCAGCCTGACCGAGTACCACAAGGAATTCCACATTCCGGTAGCCTTCCCGCCGGAGGACATCAGCAACGGCTTCGGTGAATACATTTCCAACATCGGCCTGCACCAACTGCGCATCGCGGAGACGGAAAAGTACGCCCACGTCACCTTCTTTTTCAATGGCGGCATCGAAATCGCCTTTGCCGGCGAGGACCGTATCCTGATCCCCTCGCCCGACGTCGCCACCTATGACGAAAAGCCGGAGATGAGCGCCTACGAAGTCACCGACAAACTGTGCGAGGCCATCCGCAGCGGCAAATACGACACCATCATCTGCAATTACGCTAATCCCGACATGGTCGGCCATACCGGCAACTTCGATGCCACGATCACGGCCATCGAGACCATCGACACGTGCCTGGGCAAGGTCCTCAGCGCCCTCAAACAAGTGGGCGGCGAGGCCTTGATTACCGCCGATCACGGCAATGCCGAGCGCATGCGCGACCACGATTCCGGCCAGGCCCATACCGCCCACACCCATAATGTCGTGCCCTTCGTCTATGTCGGACGCCCCGCCACGGCGGACGAAAGCCAGGGCAGCCTGGCCGACGTGGCCCCGACCATGCTCTACCTGATGGGCTTGGAGATTCCCGACAATATGCGCGGCCACCCGTTGATGCGCCTACAGGACGATGCGCACGAGTAA
- a CDS encoding glutamate--cysteine ligase — MGQEIDSSRFNHKDFQRFDAKLRDETRLLGEWFAQDRFCSGGKVGGFELEVWLVDDSGHPKPVNDQYLQLTEARHLPVVPELSRFNVELNSAPRQLQGDVLSRMRAELDDTWRQCSQLARQIDAGLLMIGILPTVRDDQLTLANMSDVKRFRALNEQVLRLRGGHPLNIDIDGFEALHLSHGDVMFESAATSFQLHLQVELDRAARYYNAAHILAAPMVAASANSPFLFGRNLWDETRIPLFEQAVALEDVYGGEQCGVAGRIGRVTFGAAYVQDSVYESFLRNLECYPVLLPALSDEPFETLPHLRLHNGTIWRWNRPLIGFDAAGEPHLRLEHRVVPSGPTVVDAIANAALFFGAVDSLANSEIPPEARLDFEQARGNFYAAAKHGLRAELVWLDGKRVSVLDLLQQEVLPLARRGLQALALAPADIDLYLGIMESRLDKQCNGAVWQRRYVEQHGADMTRLTQAYRERQQQGEPVHDWSL; from the coding sequence ATGGGCCAGGAGATCGATTCAAGCCGTTTCAATCATAAAGATTTTCAGCGCTTTGATGCCAAACTGCGCGACGAGACGCGGCTGTTGGGCGAGTGGTTCGCACAGGATCGTTTCTGCAGCGGCGGTAAGGTCGGCGGTTTCGAACTGGAGGTGTGGTTGGTGGATGACAGCGGTCATCCCAAGCCGGTGAACGATCAATATCTGCAACTGACCGAGGCCCGACATCTGCCCGTGGTGCCGGAGTTGTCACGCTTTAATGTGGAGTTGAACAGCGCGCCGCGTCAGTTGCAGGGCGACGTGTTGAGCCGCATGCGCGCCGAGCTGGACGATACCTGGCGCCAATGCTCGCAGTTGGCGCGCCAGATCGATGCCGGCTTGTTGATGATCGGTATCCTGCCCACGGTGCGTGATGACCAGCTCACCCTGGCCAATATGTCCGACGTTAAACGTTTCCGCGCGCTCAATGAACAGGTGTTGCGGCTGCGCGGCGGTCATCCGCTCAACATCGATATCGATGGGTTTGAAGCGCTGCACCTCAGCCACGGTGATGTCATGTTCGAGTCCGCCGCCACTTCGTTTCAACTGCATCTGCAAGTCGAATTGGATCGGGCGGCGCGCTATTACAACGCCGCCCATATCCTGGCGGCCCCCATGGTTGCGGCCAGCGCCAACTCGCCCTTTCTGTTCGGTCGCAACCTGTGGGATGAAACGCGTATCCCTTTGTTCGAGCAGGCGGTGGCTTTGGAGGATGTCTACGGCGGCGAGCAATGCGGCGTGGCCGGCCGGATCGGCCGCGTCACCTTCGGCGCCGCCTATGTGCAGGATTCGGTCTACGAGTCCTTTTTGCGCAACCTGGAGTGTTACCCCGTTCTGTTGCCGGCACTCAGCGACGAACCGTTCGAGACTCTGCCCCATTTAAGGCTGCACAACGGCACCATCTGGCGTTGGAACCGGCCGTTGATCGGCTTCGACGCGGCCGGCGAACCGCACCTGCGTCTGGAGCACCGCGTGGTCCCCTCGGGGCCGACGGTGGTGGATGCCATCGCCAACGCGGCGCTGTTCTTCGGCGCCGTCGACAGTCTGGCCAACAGCGAGATCCCGCCCGAAGCGCGGCTGGATTTCGAACAGGCGCGCGGCAATTTCTACGCCGCTGCCAAACACGGACTGCGCGCCGAGCTGGTCTGGCTCGACGGCAAGCGCGTGTCGGTGCTGGATCTATTGCAGCAGGAGGTCCTGCCCCTGGCGCGACGCGGCCTGCAGGCATTGGCCCTGGCCCCGGCGGACATCGATCTCTACCTTGGCATTATGGAAAGTCGTCTCGACAAACAATGCAATGGCGCCGTCTGGCAGCGCCGTTATGTAGAACAACACGGCGCCGACATGACGCGGCTCACCCAGGCCTATCGCGAGCGCCAGCAGCAGGGCGAACCCGTGCACGACTGGTCTCTATAA
- a CDS encoding mannose-1-phosphate guanylyltransferase, translating to MKAMILAAGRGERMRPLTDHTPKPLLQVGGRRLIEYHIENLVAAGIRELIINQAHLGDQIEAFLGDGARYGACIQYSLEEAALETGGGIFRALPVLGRAPFAVVNGDVWCDYPFQRLPRAISGLAHLVLVDNPGHHPSGDFHLNGAQVNSEGEPKLTFSGISVLSPALFQGCTPGAFALAPMLRRAMADAQVSGEHYTGEWWDVGTPARLQALDRQLQHRAASE from the coding sequence ATGAAAGCCATGATTCTTGCCGCCGGTCGCGGCGAACGCATGCGGCCGCTCACCGATCATACGCCCAAGCCCTTATTGCAAGTGGGTGGGCGGCGCCTGATCGAATACCACATTGAGAACCTGGTCGCCGCCGGTATTCGTGAGCTGATCATCAATCAGGCCCATTTGGGTGATCAGATCGAGGCCTTCCTCGGCGACGGTGCCCGCTATGGCGCGTGCATCCAATACTCGCTCGAAGAGGCGGCGCTGGAAACCGGCGGCGGCATCTTCAGGGCCCTGCCCGTGTTGGGGCGGGCACCCTTCGCCGTCGTGAACGGCGATGTCTGGTGCGATTATCCTTTTCAGCGTCTGCCCCGAGCCATCAGCGGCCTGGCTCATCTGGTCTTGGTGGACAATCCCGGGCATCATCCATCAGGTGATTTCCATCTCAACGGCGCCCAAGTCAACAGCGAGGGCGAACCCAAGCTCACCTTTAGCGGCATCAGCGTGCTGAGCCCGGCCCTGTTCCAGGGCTGCACCCCGGGCGCCTTTGCCCTGGCGCCCATGCTGCGCCGCGCCATGGCGGATGCACAGGTGAGCGGCGAACACTACACGGGTGAGTGGTGGGATGTGGGCACGCCGGCACGGCTGCAGGCCCTGGATCGACAACTGCAACATCGTGCCGCGTCGGAGTAA
- a CDS encoding ArsR family transcriptional regulator, producing MLQLDNEGLLDKDEDIDLAARSLKAMSHPIRLKILCTLSDGEVSVQEIVDNVGTSQSNISQHLAILRDKGILMSRKDANRVYYRVGDRRTLRLISMMKELFCDAE from the coding sequence ATGTTGCAATTGGATAACGAAGGTCTGTTGGACAAGGATGAAGACATCGATTTGGCGGCGCGTTCGCTGAAGGCCATGTCGCATCCCATTCGCCTGAAGATACTCTGTACCTTGAGCGACGGCGAGGTGAGCGTGCAGGAGATTGTCGACAATGTCGGCACCTCGCAAAGCAATATCTCACAGCATTTGGCGATATTGCGCGACAAGGGGATTCTGATGTCACGGAAAGACGCGAATCGTGTATATTACCGCGTCGGCGATCGCCGAACCTTGCGCCTGATCAGCATGATGAAAGAGCTGTTCTGCGACGCTGAATAA
- a CDS encoding 4-methyl-5(B-hydroxyethyl)-thiazole monophosphate biosynthesis protein, with protein sequence MSKVLIPLAQGCEEIEAVTMIDLLRRGQISVTTAGLETQLSPVKAARGTQLLPDTTLDEALQDDYDMIALPGGLPGADNLNDDERIIQLVQKMAAADKYICAICAAPRVLARAGVLEGKRATSYPGTLDTMDIAGMTYTGAAVTVDGRIITGRGPGPAMDFALALIEALGGTALKHSVEQPLLRD encoded by the coding sequence ATGAGCAAAGTCCTGATACCCCTGGCACAGGGATGTGAAGAAATCGAAGCCGTGACCATGATCGATCTGCTGCGCCGCGGCCAGATCAGCGTCACCACCGCCGGGCTGGAAACTCAGCTCAGTCCGGTGAAGGCCGCGCGCGGCACCCAGCTGTTGCCCGACACCACCCTGGATGAGGCCTTGCAGGACGACTACGACATGATCGCCCTGCCCGGCGGTCTGCCCGGTGCCGATAATCTCAACGACGACGAGCGCATCATCCAGCTGGTACAGAAAATGGCGGCGGCGGACAAATACATCTGCGCCATTTGTGCCGCGCCGCGGGTATTGGCGCGCGCCGGCGTATTGGAAGGCAAACGCGCCACCAGCTATCCGGGCACCTTGGACACGATGGACATTGCCGGCATGACCTACACCGGCGCAGCCGTCACCGTCGACGGCAGGATTATCACCGGCCGCGGCCCCGGCCCGGCCATGGATTTCGCCCTGGCCCTGATCGAGGCGCTGGGCGGCACGGCCCTGAAACACTCGGTGGAACAGCCCCTGTTGCGGGATTAA